GAGGTGCCGACGCCGGACGAGCACTTCACCGGCTGCCGCTTCCAGCCCCGCTGCCGGTATGCCATCGACCTCTGCAGCCAGACCGAGCCCACCACCGTACCCCGCTGCCACCGCGCCGAGGAACTCACCCTGGACGGTGTGTACGCATCCCACGCCGACGCTGACGTCACCCGCTGATGTCCGCGTCGCGGAGGTGATGTTCGCGTCGCGGAGATGATGCTGGGGTCGCGGAGGTGAGCGCTCGGTGCGAGGGGATCCTGTGGGTTGAAGGTTCGCTGGAGGGAGTGGGTTCACTCGCGCGGGTGAGGTGTGGACCTTTGGTATACCGGATGCTCGGAGCGTGAACACGACAGAGCGTCCCGTCCCGCGCTGGGCCTACCGGCTCGCCCACCTGATCCCTTTCATGGTTCTGCCGTCCGGGCTCTGGCGACTCGGCCTGGTGTTCGGCTCGTCGATGGGCTTGGTCGACGCGAACGGCACCCCGACCCTGCTCGAAGGCGCCGGCGGCAAGGTGTACGTGGTCGGCCTGACGGTCTTCTCCGAGCTGATCGCCCTGACCGCGCTCGGCATGGTCAGCCGCTGGGGTGAGGTCGTGCCGCGCTGGATTCCGTTCCTCGGCGGATGGCGCGTCCACCCGTACGCGGCGATCATCCCGGCCACGCTCGGCGCGCTGTCACTGATCGCGATCTGGACGTACGGCTTCCGGGACGCGTACACCGGCCACTTCATCCCGTTCGAGAGCACCAACTGGAAGATCTTGATGCTGGCCTGCTACTCACCACTCAACCTCTGGGGACCGGCCCTGCTCGTCGTCACCTGGGCGTACTACCGCCGGCGCCGCGACGAGCCGCGGCCGGCCGCCGGCAACCGGGTCAGCGAGAGCGTGGCCGGGGTTTGAGAGTGGTACCGGGAAGCGGCGGAGCCGGCAGCGGGCCACCCTCGTAACCAGGAACCATCGCGAAGCGGTCGTTGCCGCCGGCCTCGATCGCCGCTTGCCAGTCGTTGCGCGCGGCCACGATCTCCTCGTGGGTACGGCCAATGAAGTTCCACCACATCACCAGCTCCTCCTCGAACGGCTCACCACCGAGCAGCAGGAACCGCACACCGTTGTCGGCAGCAACCAGCTCGATCGACTCACGCCCGGACCCGAAGTAGGCCATCTCGCCGAACCCAGGCGTGAGTTCACCGACCGAAAGCTTGCCTTCGACGACAAGGACGGCGTACTCGTTCGCGGGCGTCAGCGGAAGCGCGAGCCTACGCCCCCGCTCGATGGTGATGTCCGCGCCGACCAGCGGAGTGAACGCGGGCGCGGGCGAGGTGACACCGGCGACCGTACCGATCATCACCGTCGCCCGCGCGCCGTCGAACGCGACGGTCGGCAGATCGGCGTACGCATTGAAGGCCGGCGCGGTCGTAGACCGAACCGAATCGGGCAGCGCCACCCACAGCTGCGCACCGTGCAGCATCGGCGGCCCATCCGGCGTCGACACCTCGGAATGCGCGATGCCGTTGCCCGCGGTCATGATGTTCAGCTCGCCCGGCCGAACGTACGCGTGCGACCCGACCGTGTCCCGGTGCTCGATCTCGCCCTCGAACAACCAGCTCACCGTCTGCAAGCTGGTATGCGGATGCGGCGGAACGTGCATCCCACGCCCACCCGGTACGTCGTACGAGTCGACGCGCCTGGTCAGATCATCAGGCCCGTAGTGGTCGACGAAGCACCACGCGCCGACCATGCGGCGATTCTTGTTCGGCAGCAGGCGGCGTACCTTCGTGGTCCGGCCGAGCACGACCTCACGCGCCTCGAGCATTTCCAGTACGGGACCATCGCACTCCCCCGTACCCACGACCTCCGCCGGGTCCTTCTCCAGATCGCTCATGGCGCCGTCCATTCCAGGAGTTCCTGCTGGTCCCAGGTGTTGATCACCCGCTCCGGCGTGACGCCGCAGTCCTCGGCGCGCTCACACCCGTACACCTGCCAGTCGAGCTGACCGGGCGCGTGCGCGTCGGTGTCGATCGAGAACACGCAGTCCATCTCGACGGCCAGCGACAGCAGGCGTTTCGGCGGGTCGAGCCGTTCGGGCCGCGAGTTGATCTCGACCGCGGTACCGAACTGGCGGCACGCCTCGAACACCACCTCCGCGTCGAACTCGGACTCCGGCCGCGTCCCGCGCGCACCGGTGATCAGGCGACCGGTGCAGTGGCCCAGTACGTCCACGTGCGGGTTGGCGATCGCGCGGACCATCCGCTCGGTCATCGGCTCGGCCGCCATCCGCAGCTTCGAGTGCACGCTGGCGACGACGACATCCAGCCGGGCCAGGATCTCGGTGTCGCAGTCGAGCGTGCCGTCCTCGTTGATGTCGACCTCGATCCCGTTCAGGATGGTGAAGCCGTCGAGCTCGGCCTGCAGCTTCTTGTTGAGCTCGGCAACTACCTCCAACTGCTGCAGGCGGCGTTCGCGGGACAGTCCGTTCGCGACGGTCAGCCGCGGCGAGTGGTCGGTGAGCGCCAGGTACTTGTGCCCCAGCCGATACGCCGTACGCGCCATCTCCTCGATCGGGCTGCCGCCGTCGGACCACTCCGAATGCAGATGCAGGTCCGCCTGCAGCGCTGCCCGCATCCGCTTGCCCGCCGAGGTCAGCTCACCGGCCGCTTCCTCCAGCTTGACCAGGTACGCCGGGGTGGCGCCGTCCATCGCCTCGACGATCACCGCCTCGGTCTTCGGCCCGATCCCGGCCAGCTCGGTCAGCGTCCCCGCCCGCCGCCGCGCCCGCACCTCGGACGCCGGCAGCGCCGCGATCGTGTCCGCCGCCCGCCGGTACGCCTTGACCCGATGCGTCGGCTGCCGGTCCCGCTCCAGGTAGTACCCGATCGCCCGCAGCGCCCCAACCGCCCGCTCCACCCCCGCCTTGTCCGTCATCCCCCCATCATCGCAGCGGCTCCGCCACCAGGTCGCCTCACCGCCAACCCCCACCTTGAGAAGCCACCGCGCGTTTCAACGCCGCGGGGATGCGCGGTGGGTTCTCAAAGTGGGGGTTGGCGGTGGTGCGCTGGGGCGTACGCCGCTTCCTGCGATGATGGGGACATGGCGGGGCATGCGGCTCGGGCGGAGCGATTGCAGGGGGCTACCGGGGCGCTGGCTACGGCGGCGATGGCGGCTATGGATGCTGAGCTGCCTTGGTTCGGGGAACTGTCGGCGCAGGACCGGTCCTGGATCGGGCTGGTCGCGCAGTCGGGGATCTCGGCCTTCGTCGAATGGTTCCGGGATCCGGGCGCGCACTCGTCGATGCCGACCCGGATCTTCGGGTCCGCGCCGCGGGAGTTCACCCGGGTGATCTCGCTGCACCAGACCGTCGATCTGGTCCGGACCACGATCGAGACGATCGAGAACACCATCGGTACGCTGCTGCCGCCCGACGACGTGCCGATCGTGCACGAGGCGATCCAGCGGTACGCGCGCGAGGTCGCCTTCGCCGCCGCGACCGTGTACGCGCAGGCGGCCGAGATGCGCGGTGCCTGGGACGCCCGGCTGGAAGCACTGCTGGTCGACTCGGTGATCCGCGGCGAGGCGGACGAGTCGGTCCGCTCCCGAGCCTCCGCCCTCGGCTGGACCGGCGCCGCCGGCACCACCGAAGTAGCAGTAGTCGTCGGCAAAGCCCAAACCCCCGAAACCACCACCCCCAACACCCCAAGTGGTGCTGGTGGTCAGGGCGGCGGAGCGAACCTGGCGGATACTGTGCGTAATGCGGCTCGGGAGGCGGGGGCCGATGCGTTGTGTGCGATTCAGGGTGATCGGCTGGTGGTGGTACTGGGCGGTACGAGCAAACCTGTGGAGATCGTACAAAAACTCGCACCCTGGTTCGGACCTGGGCCGATCGTGGTCGGGCCGGTGGTGAAGGACCTGACCGCCGCCGTCACCTCGGCCCGGGCCGCGATCGCCGGGCTGCGCGCGGCCGCCGCCTGGCCGGACGCCCCGCGCCCGGTGCAGGCCGACGAACTGCTCCCGGAACGGTCACTCTCCGGAGACGGCCACGCCCGCCGGCAACTCGCCACCGAGGTGTACGCCCCGCTCACGGCAGGCGATGGCGTGCTGCTCGGCACGGTTTCGGCGTACCTGGACTCCGGCGGCTCGATCGAGGCGACGGCCCGGGCGATGTTCATCCACGCCAACACCGTCCGGTACCGGCTGAAGCGTGTGACCGACCTCACCGGGTACAACCCGCTGAATCCGCGCGACAGTTTCACACTGCGTGTCGCACTGACCTTGGGCCGCCTGCTCAATCCCGAGCCGGGTAGCCCGGGTTTGTAGGATATCTACAAAAGCAGCCCGGTAGAATTCGTGCTCGCCGTGCGGCTCGCGGCGGGCCCGGCTGAGGGAGAGTTGTCACGTGCTCGTCATCGTCGCGCCCGGTCAGGGTGCCCAGACCCCAGGATTCCTCGAGCCGTGGCTGGCCGACCCCGTCTTCGAGAGCCGGCTGAACTGGCTCTCCGCGGTCGCCGGCCTCGACCTCGCCCACTACGGCACCCAGGCCGACGCGGACACGATCCGGGACACCGCGATCGCGCAGCCGCTGCTGGTCGCGTCCGGCATGCTGGCCGCGCTGGCGGTGTTCCCGCACCCGGCCGACGCGTTCGCCAAGGTCGGCGCGGTGGCCGGGCACAGCGTCGGTGAGCTGGCCGCGGCGGCCGGCACCGGCGTACTGACCGCCGAGCAGGCGATGGTGCTGGTCCGCGAGCGGGGCAAGGCGATGGCGGCCGCGGCGGCGCTGACGCCGACGTCGATGACGGCCGTACTCGGCGGCGACCGGGACGAGGTGCTGGCCAAGCTCGCCGAGCACGGCCTGACCCCGGCGAACGACAACGGCCCCGGCCAGATCGTTGCCGCCGGCACCGTTGACGAGCTGGCCGCGCTGGCCGCCGACCCGCCGGCGAAGGCGCGGCTGATCCCACTGTCGGTGGCCGGCGCGTTCCACACCCGGCACATGGAGCCGGCCGTGCAGACCCTGGCGAAGTACGCGACCGCGATCAGTACGCACGACCCCCGTACGCGCCTGATCTCGAACCGGGACGGGCATGTCGTGCATGACGGGCAGGACGTGCTGCGGCGGCTCGTGACGCAGGTGAACGCGCCGGTCCGCTGGGATCTGTGTATGCAGACGATGTCCGAGCTCGAGGTGACCGGCATCCTGGAGCTGCCCCCGGCGGGTACGTTGACCGGGATCGCGCGGCGGGCGCTGAAGGGCGTCGAGACGTTCGCGCTGAAGACCCCGGACCAGCTCGACGACGCCCGCGCGTTCGTGGACAAGCACGGCAGCCCGTCCGAGATCGACGCCTCCCCCACCTGGCGGCTGCTGGTCGCGCCGATCAAGGGCACCTTCACCCGCGCCGGCCAGACCCGCCGCGAGGCCGGCGACAAGGTCGAGGCCGGCGAGGTGGTCGCGACCGTCGACAGCCTGCGCGACCAGGTCGCGGTGACCGCGCCACACGGCGGCATCGTGGTCGAGTGGCTCGCCGAAGAAGGCGACCCGGTCGCCCCGGGCCAGCCGCTCGTTCGTCTCCACCCGGCCGGGGGTGCCGCATGATCACGCCGTCGACAGGCGCGCGGTACGCGGGAATCCTCGGAATCGGGTCGTACCGGCCGCGGCGCGTCGTACCGAACTCGGAGATCCTCGAGCAGATCGACTCGAGTGACGAGTGGATTCGGACCCGGTCCGGGATCAAGGAACGGCGCTGGGCCGACGACGACGAAACCGTGCTGATGATGTCGGTGAACGCCGCCAAGGAAGCAGTGGCGGAGGCGGGGATCGACGCGGCCGACATCGGCTGCGTGATCGTCGCCACCGTCACGCACCTGTACCAGACACCGGCGATCGCGACCCAGGTCGCCGTCCAGGTCGGCGCCCCGACCGCGGCCGCGTTCGACATCTCGGCCGCCTGCGCCGGCTTCTGCTACGGCATCGCGATGGCGAACGACCTGGTCCGCGGCGGCAGCGCCAAGTACGTGCTGGCGATCGGCGTCGAGCGGCTCAGCGACATCACCGACCGGACCGACCGGGGTACCGCGTTCATCTTCGCCGACGGTGCCGGCGCCGCGATCGTCGGTCCGGCCGACGAGCCGGGGATCGGCCCGGTCGTGTGGGGCTCGGACGGTACGCAGCACCAGGTGATCAGCCAGCGCGAGTCCTGGCAGGAGGTGTTCGGCACGTACAACTGGCCGCACCTGACGATGGACGGCAACCCGGTGTTCCGCTGGGCGTCGTTCGAGATGGCGAAGACCGCGCAGCAGGCGCTCGACGTGGCCGGGGTGAAGGCGGAGCAGCTCGACCTGTTCGTACCGCACCAGGCGAACATGCGGATCACCGACGCGATGCGCCGGGCGCTCAAACTGCCGGAGCACGTCAAGGTCGCCCGCGACATCGAGCGGCAGGGCAACACGTCCGCCGCGTCGATCCCGCTCGCGATCTCCGCACTGCGTGAGTCCGGCGAGGCGAAGAGCGGCGACCTCGCGCTCATCATCGGCTTCGGCGCCGGGCTGGTGTACGCGGCCCAGGTGGTCCGGATTCCGTAGTCCATAGTTGTCCGGGGCGGTTCAGATGGCTGCCCCGGCGGTAAGTCAGCAGAAATCCGAAAGGGAACCAAGAGATGGCCAGCACCGAAGAGATCCGTTCCAGCCTCGCCGAGATCGTGAACGAGATCGCCGGCATCCCGGTCGAGGACGTCCAGCTGGACAAGTCCTTCACCGACGACCTCGACGTCGACTCGCTCTCCATGGTGGAGGTCGTGGTGGCCGCCGAGGAGAAGTTCGACGTGAAGATCCCCGACGACGAGGTGAAGAACCTGAAGACCGTCGGCGACGCGGTCGCGTTCATCGAGCGCGCCCAGAACGGCTGACGTACGCCGTCACCGTGCTGGCCGGGTGCTCATCGGGCGCCGCTCGATGAGCACCACACCGGCCACACCCCCGTACCCGCACCACCACCCCTCGCACCCAACCGCAGATCGCCGATGTGAAGGATGAGGTAACCATGTCGAAGACCCGAGTCGTCATCACTGGGCTCGGAGCCACGACCCCGCTCGGCGGCGACGTGGCCAGCTCCTGGGAAGGTCTGCTGGCCGGCCGCTCCGGCGCCCGCCGGCTGACCGACGAGTGGGTGCAGAACCTGGCGGTACAGATCGCGGCACCGGCCGCGGTCGACCCGACCGAGGTGATCGAGCGGGTGAAGGCGCGCCGGCTGGACCGGACCGCGCAGCTCGCCGTCGTGGCCGCCCGCGAGGCCTGGGCCGACTCCGGCCTGGCGGACTCCGGACTGGACAAGGAGCGGCTCGGCGTAGCGGTTGCCTCCGGCATCGGTGGCCTGCACACCACGCTGTCGAACTACGACGCCCTGCGGAGCAACCCGCGCCGGGTCTCGCCGTTGGCGATCCCGATGCTGATGCCGAACTCCTCGGCCGCGTACGTCAGTCTCGAGTTCGGCGCGAAGGCCGGCGTCCACACCCCGGTGTCGGCGTGTGCCTCCGGCAACGAAGCGATCTGGCTCGGGCTCGACCAGATCCGGCTCGGCCGCGCGGACGTGATCATCGCCGGTGGTGCCGAGGGCGCGATCATGGCGCTGCCGCTGGCCGCGTTCGGGATGATGCAGGCGCTCAGCAAGCGCAACGACGACCCGGAGAAGGCGTCCCGGCCGTGGGACGTGGACCGGGACGGATTCCTGCTCGGTGAGGGCGCGGGCGTCCTGATCCTGGAGTCGTACGAGCACGCCAAGGCGCGCGGCGCGAAGATCTACGCCGAGCTCGCCGGCGCCGGTATCTCCGCCGACGGTCACGACATCGCGCAGCCCGACCCGACCGGTTCCGGTGCCCGCCGGGCGATGGAGCGGGCGCTGTCCGAGGGCGACCTGACCCCGGCCGACATCTTCCACATCAACGCGCACGCGACCTCCACGCCGCAGGGTGACATCGCCGAGTCGCTGGCGATCCGGCAGGCGCTCGGCAAGGACGCCGACCACGCGGTCGCGACCGCGCCGAAGTCGATGATCGGTCACCTGCTCGGCGGCGCCGGCGCGGTCGAGTCGGTCGCCACCGTGCTCGCCCTGCACCACCGGGTGTCACCGCCGACCATCAACGTCGACAAGCTGGACGACCAGATCGAGCTGGACGTCGCGACCGAGCAGCGCAAGCTGCCCGAGGGCGACATCGCGGCGCTGAACAACTCGTTCGGCTTCGGCGGCCACAACGCCGCCATCGCCTTCAAGTCGGTGTAGTCATGACCACCGCCGCACCGCAGAAGCCGGCGAAGGTCCCCCGCGAGCTCGACCCCAGGAACCCGGTCACCCGGCTGACGAACCTGCTCGATCCGGGCAGTCTGGAGCTGATCACCCCGGACAACCTGTCCGGCATGGTCGCGGCGCGCGGGCGGATCGAGGGTGCGGCGGTGGTCGCGTTCTGCTCCGACGCGACCGTGATGGGCGGCGCGATGGGCGACGAGGGCTGCGACGTCGTCGTGAGGGCGTACGAGGTGGCGCGCGCCGAGCAGGTGCCGATCATCGGTCTGTGGCACTCGGGCGGCGCGCGACTGGCCGAGGGCGTACTGAGTTTGCATGCCGTCGGCAAGATCTTCTACGCGATGACCCAGGCCTCCGGGAAGATCCCGCAGCTCTCGGTCGTCCTCGGGCCGGCGGCCGGCGGGGCGGCGTACGGTCCGGCGCTGACCGACATCGTCATCCTCGGCCCGGAGGGACGGATCTTCGTCACCGGGCCGGACGTGGTGCGCTCGGTCACGGGCGAAGACGTCGACATGCTCCGGCTGGGCGGTCCCGAACCGCACGGGCGTCGCTCCGGCGTCGTACACATCACCACCGACTCCGAGACGGCCGCGCTGGAGCAGGCCCGGCGACTGACCGATCTGCTCGCCAACCAGGGCACGATCTCGACCGGCATCCCGGACACCGATCTGTCCGGCTTCCTGCCCGAGTCGGCGAAACGCGCGTACGACGTGCACCCGCTGGTCGGCGGGGTGCTCGACGAGGACTCCCCCGTCGAACTCCACCAGCGCTGGGCGCCGAACATCGTCACCACGCTCGGCCGGCTCGGCGGGCGTACCGTCGGCGTAATCGCGAACAACCCGCTCCGGCTCGGCGGCTGTCTGGACGCGCTGTCGGCGGAGAAAGCGTCGCGGTTCGTCCGGATGTGCGACGCGTTCGGCGTACCGCTGGTCGTGCTCGTGGACGTACCCGGGTACCTGCCCGGGGTCGGTCAGGAATGGGACGGGGTCGTACGCCGGGGCGCCAAACTGCTGCATGCGTTCGCGGAGGCGGTCGTACCGCGGGTGACGCTGGTGACCCGGAAGACGTACGGCGGGGCGTACATCGCGATGAACGCGCGGTCGCTCGGCGCGACTCGGGTGTTTGCCTGGCCGCGCGCGGAGGTGGCGGTGATGGGTGCGGTGGCGGCGGTCCGGGTGCTGCACCGGCGGAAGCTGGCCGAGGTCGACCCGGAGCTGCGGCCGCAAGTCGAGGCGGAGCTTGCGGCTGAGCATGAGCAGATCGCGGGTGGTTTGGATCGGGCGCGGGAGATCGGCGTCGTAGACGAGATCGTCGAGCCGACCCGGACGCGTACGGCGCTGGCTGCCGCACTGGCGGCGGCCGCTGCCGACGGACCGATCCGCGGGGCGCACGGGAACATCCCGCTCTAGAAGACGGCCTCACGGCTAACGGCCCTTAACGGCTAGAAGGGCGCGAACCCTGAGGTTCGCGCCCTTCACGTGGTGCGGCCGCTGTTGTTCACAACCACCGGGGGTGTCCCGACACCCGGTGGCCCAGCGGCCACGGCCCCTCCCACCCTTGTGCAACGTCTGATGCTCAGTCTCACCGAAAAGTTCGGCGAAAGCTCCGCCCTTCACGGCTTTCTTCTGAAGTTCTCAGGGAGTGCTCAGACCACCTGATGCAGCCAGCGCACGGGCGCGCCGTCACCGGCGTACCGGAACGGCTCCAGCTCCTCGTCCCACGGACGGCCGAGCAGGCGCTCGACCTCCTCGGTCAGGTCGGCCTCGCCGCTGGCCGCCTTCAGCATGGCCGCCTTCAGCCGCTCCTCCGGAACCATGATGTCGCCGTGCACGCCGGTGGTCGCGTGGAAGACGCCGAGCGTCGGCGTGAACGAGTACCGCTCGCCCTCGGCGCCGTTGCTCGGCTCCTCGGTGACCTCGAACCGCAGCTTCTGCCAGCCGCGCAGCGCGGACGCCAGCTTGGCCGCGGTACCGGCCTCGGCCTGCCAGGACAGCTCGGCCCGGTACGTGCCCTGGGCCGCTGGTTGCGGCGTCCAGTCCAGTTTCACGGGCACGCCAAGGATGCCGCCCGCGGCCCACTCGACATGAGGGCACAACGCTGACGGCACCGTGTGGACGTACAGAACGCCACGAGTCGTCGCCACCGGGACCTCCTGTGCTCGAGGGGCGCCTTCCCCAGCGTTCTCGAACAGTCAGTAGAGCTCGGTGCTGTGTCAGTCTCTCAGGGCATCACAAGACGACCCGTGAAACTTTGGTCCATCTTGCCCCACCATTCCCCCGAACACCAGCAACCTCGCCGTGTCAACCACATCACCGTGTCTAAGGGGCAGTACTCATTTAGGGAAAGCGGCTAGCGAGCGCGATGCAGGCGCCGGCGGCGGCCAGTGTGAAGAGCATCGCGATACCGGCGTACCGGGCGGTGACCTCCTTGTCGACCTCGTCGTACCCGACCGAGGAGCCGATGTCCTTGTAGACGTCCTCCAGCTCACCGGCCGACTCCGCCGTGTACGCCTTGCCGCCGCTGATCTCCGCGACCGACCGCAGCTCGGTCCGGTCCGGTGGTACCCGCTGGCGGATGCCGTCCATCTCGATGAACCCCGAGTCGGTGCCGAAGCAGATCGTGTACACCGGGGTGTTCTTCGCCTTCGCCGCCTCCGCGCCCTCCTGGGCGGTCCGGCCGACTGTCCGCTTCCCGTCGGACAGCAGCACGATCCGCGCCGGAGCGGGCTCGGTCGGGTGCTCGGGGTCCGGTGGGACCTGGGTGAGCGCCTGCAGCGAGGTGAAGATGCCTTCACCGGTAGCGGTCGATTCGGCCAGCTCCAGACCGTCGATCGAGCGCAGTACGGTCGACCGGTCGGTGGTCGGCGGCACGATGATCGAGGCCGAACCGGCGAAGTTCACCAGCGCGACGTTGAACTTGGACGGCAGCTGGTTGACGAAGTTCTTCGCCGACTTCTTCGCCGCCTCGAGCCGGTTCGGGTCGATGTCGGTGGCCATCATCGACAGCGACACGTCGATCGCGACCACGATGGTGGCCCGCTCCCGCGGCACCTTCACCTTGTCCTTCGGCTGCGCGAACGCCACGATGCACATCAGCGCGGCGACCAGCGCCAGCCCGACGGCCAGATGCCGCCGCCACTGCGGCCGCCGCGGCGCGACCCGGTCGAGCAGCGCGATGTTGGTGAAGCGCAGCGCGTACTGCGAACGGCGGTGCTGGAGAAAGATGTACCCACCGAGAATCAGCGGGACGAGCAGCAGGAACCACAACCGCCCCGGAGACAGGAACTCCACTAGCGGGCCACTCCCTTCGGCGGTTGGTGCAGACGGGGCGCGACGCGCCGGTACGCCAGTACGAACCGCACCGTATCGGCGACCCAGTCGCGGTCGGTCCGCAGCACCAGATGCCCCGCACCTACCCTACGCAGGGCAGCGCGGGTTCGTTCCCGCTGTGCCAGTGCGGCCACCGCGAACGCCTCCCGTACCTTCCGCCGCCGGGTGTCGATCTCGCGCACCTCACCGGTCTCCGGGTCGCCGATCGTGACGACGCCGATGTTCGGCAGCTCCAGCTCGCGCGGGTCGACGATCTCGACCGCGAGCACCTGGTGCTGCGCGGTCAGCTTACGCATCGCACGCTCCCAGGACGGCTCCACCTGACTGGCCACTTCCCCGTCCTGCGGGGTGAGGAAGTCGGACACGATCACGCGCAGCCCACGCTTGCGCTGCGTACGCGCCATCGACTCCAGCGCCGCGGACAGGTCGCTGCGATGTACTTCCTCGTTGCCGCTGAACTGCTCCGCGAGGAGCGCCCGCAACAGCCCGTACAAGGCGAGCCGCCCGGAGCGCGCCGGCCAGCGCCGCAGCGCCGAGTCGCGAAGCATCAGGCCGCCGAACCGGTCCCCGAGCCGGTGGGTCAGGAACCCGACGGTGGCGACGGCCGCGACCGCGAGCTCGCGCTTCTCCAACGTCGACGTGCCGAAGTCCATCGAACCGGACAGGTCGACCAGCGCCCAGGTCTCCAGCTCGCGGTCCGCGATCAGGTCACGGACGTGCGGCATCGTCGTACGCGCCGTGACCGCCCAGTCCATCCGTCGTACGTCATCACCGACCTGGTACTCACGGGCCTCCGCCAGCTCCGTACCAGGACCGGGCAGCAGGCCGAGATGCTCTCCGTGCAGATAGCCCTCGAGACGGCGCACGACGGTCAGCTCCAACCGCCGCAACGCCCGCTCAGGAGCAAGCTGCGAAATCGTCATCGCAGCTCGTGGATCGGGGCGGTGGAGCACTAGACGAACTCCGGGCGGCCGGTGCCGTCGGTGCCGTCGCGCCAGACCGGCTGCGGCGGCGGGACGGTGGCCAGGATGCGCTCCACCACCGCGCGCGGGTCGATGTTGTCGGCGACCGCGTCGAACGTCAGGCCGAGACGGTGACCCATCACGTCCAGCGCGACGGTCTGGATGTCGCTCGGCAGCAGGTAGTCACGGCCGTGGATCAGCGCCAGCGCCCGGCCGGCCGCGATCAGGCCCAGGGTCGCGCGCGGGCTGACGCCGAGCTCGATGATCGGCTCCAGGTCCGGCAGATGGAAGTCGGTCGGCGTACGCGTCGCCATCACCAGCCGGACCGCGTACTCCGCGACGAGATTGTGGACGAACACCTGCTCCGCGGTGCGCTGCAGCTCCAGAATCGTCTCCGGCTTCAGCACCTGCCGCGGCTCCGGCGGGTCCACGCTCATCCGGCGGAGGATCTCGAACTCCTCGTGGCCACGCGGATGCGGTACATCGATCTTGACCAGGAACCGGTCCCGCTGCGCCTCCGGCAGCGGGTACACGCCCTCGGACTCGATCGGGTTCTGGGTCGCGATCACGATGAACGGCTTCGGCATCGGGAACGTCTGGCCGCCGATCGACACCTGCCGCTCGGCCATCAGCTCCAGCATCGCCGACTGCACCTTCGCCGGCGCGCGGTTCACCTCGTCGGCGAGCACGAAGTTCACGAACGTCGGGCCGAGCTCGATGTCGAACGTCTCGCGGGTCTGGCGGTAGATCCGGGTGCCGACGATGTCCGACGGGACCAGGTCCGGGGTGAACTGGATGCGCGCGAAACTGCCACCGACCACGCTGGCGAAGGTCCGGACGGCGAGCGTCTTCGCGACCCCCGGCACGCCCTCGAGCA
The genomic region above belongs to Kribbella solani and contains:
- a CDS encoding beta-ketoacyl-ACP synthase III; this encodes MITPSTGARYAGILGIGSYRPRRVVPNSEILEQIDSSDEWIRTRSGIKERRWADDDETVLMMSVNAAKEAVAEAGIDAADIGCVIVATVTHLYQTPAIATQVAVQVGAPTAAAFDISAACAGFCYGIAMANDLVRGGSAKYVLAIGVERLSDITDRTDRGTAFIFADGAGAAIVGPADEPGIGPVVWGSDGTQHQVISQRESWQEVFGTYNWPHLTMDGNPVFRWASFEMAKTAQQALDVAGVKAEQLDLFVPHQANMRITDAMRRALKLPEHVKVARDIERQGNTSAASIPLAISALRESGEAKSGDLALIIGFGAGLVYAAQVVRIP
- a CDS encoding acyl carrier protein, with the protein product MASTEEIRSSLAEIVNEIAGIPVEDVQLDKSFTDDLDVDSLSMVEVVVAAEEKFDVKIPDDEVKNLKTVGDAVAFIERAQNG
- a CDS encoding PHP domain-containing protein translates to MTDKAGVERAVGALRAIGYYLERDRQPTHRVKAYRRAADTIAALPASEVRARRRAGTLTELAGIGPKTEAVIVEAMDGATPAYLVKLEEAAGELTSAGKRMRAALQADLHLHSEWSDGGSPIEEMARTAYRLGHKYLALTDHSPRLTVANGLSRERRLQQLEVVAELNKKLQAELDGFTILNGIEVDINEDGTLDCDTEILARLDVVVASVHSKLRMAAEPMTERMVRAIANPHVDVLGHCTGRLITGARGTRPESEFDAEVVFEACRQFGTAVEINSRPERLDPPKRLLSLAVEMDCVFSIDTDAHAPGQLDWQVYGCERAEDCGVTPERVINTWDQQELLEWTAP
- a CDS encoding acyltransferase domain-containing protein; this encodes MLVIVAPGQGAQTPGFLEPWLADPVFESRLNWLSAVAGLDLAHYGTQADADTIRDTAIAQPLLVASGMLAALAVFPHPADAFAKVGAVAGHSVGELAAAAGTGVLTAEQAMVLVRERGKAMAAAAALTPTSMTAVLGGDRDEVLAKLAEHGLTPANDNGPGQIVAAGTVDELAALAADPPAKARLIPLSVAGAFHTRHMEPAVQTLAKYATAISTHDPRTRLISNRDGHVVHDGQDVLRRLVTQVNAPVRWDLCMQTMSELEVTGILELPPAGTLTGIARRALKGVETFALKTPDQLDDARAFVDKHGSPSEIDASPTWRLLVAPIKGTFTRAGQTRREAGDKVEAGEVVATVDSLRDQVAVTAPHGGIVVEWLAEEGDPVAPGQPLVRLHPAGGAA
- a CDS encoding pirin family protein, whose translation is MSDLEKDPAEVVGTGECDGPVLEMLEAREVVLGRTTKVRRLLPNKNRRMVGAWCFVDHYGPDDLTRRVDSYDVPGGRGMHVPPHPHTSLQTVSWLFEGEIEHRDTVGSHAYVRPGELNIMTAGNGIAHSEVSTPDGPPMLHGAQLWVALPDSVRSTTAPAFNAYADLPTVAFDGARATVMIGTVAGVTSPAPAFTPLVGADITIERGRRLALPLTPANEYAVLVVEGKLSVGELTPGFGEMAYFGSGRESIELVAADNGVRFLLLGGEPFEEELVMWWNFIGRTHEEIVAARNDWQAAIEAGGNDRFAMVPGYEGGPLPAPPLPGTTLKPRPRSR
- the fabF gene encoding beta-ketoacyl-ACP synthase II, producing MSKTRVVITGLGATTPLGGDVASSWEGLLAGRSGARRLTDEWVQNLAVQIAAPAAVDPTEVIERVKARRLDRTAQLAVVAAREAWADSGLADSGLDKERLGVAVASGIGGLHTTLSNYDALRSNPRRVSPLAIPMLMPNSSAAYVSLEFGAKAGVHTPVSACASGNEAIWLGLDQIRLGRADVIIAGGAEGAIMALPLAAFGMMQALSKRNDDPEKASRPWDVDRDGFLLGEGAGVLILESYEHAKARGAKIYAELAGAGISADGHDIAQPDPTGSGARRAMERALSEGDLTPADIFHINAHATSTPQGDIAESLAIRQALGKDADHAVATAPKSMIGHLLGGAGAVESVATVLALHHRVSPPTINVDKLDDQIELDVATEQRKLPEGDIAALNNSFGFGGHNAAIAFKSV
- a CDS encoding PucR family transcriptional regulator, whose amino-acid sequence is MAGHAARAERLQGATGALATAAMAAMDAELPWFGELSAQDRSWIGLVAQSGISAFVEWFRDPGAHSSMPTRIFGSAPREFTRVISLHQTVDLVRTTIETIENTIGTLLPPDDVPIVHEAIQRYAREVAFAAATVYAQAAEMRGAWDARLEALLVDSVIRGEADESVRSRASALGWTGAAGTTEVAVVVGKAQTPETTTPNTPSGAGGQGGGANLADTVRNAAREAGADALCAIQGDRLVVVLGGTSKPVEIVQKLAPWFGPGPIVVGPVVKDLTAAVTSARAAIAGLRAAAAWPDAPRPVQADELLPERSLSGDGHARRQLATEVYAPLTAGDGVLLGTVSAYLDSGGSIEATARAMFIHANTVRYRLKRVTDLTGYNPLNPRDSFTLRVALTLGRLLNPEPGSPGL